The Haematobia irritans isolate KBUSLIRL chromosome 1, ASM5000362v1, whole genome shotgun sequence DNA segment GACAATGAGTCATACCTTAAATTGTAGCTAAAGAATCAGTCTACATGTTTAGAACTTCCTAAGCATTAGTAATTGGACagttttcctatatttttgtCCAGGAATCTCGTTCTCCATTGAAATTCTAGCTCCGAACAGGTGAtaaaaaaatgtactttttcagtttttgccgtctctgtgtcaccctgtgaacagacacatttttgttatcgAAAATTAGATACGACGCTAACTTCACGGAGGTTTTTGTCTGTCCGTCTTGtattaattcagtttttgtCGTCTCTGTGTAACCcttttattttttcgataacCCTGTTATCGAAAGTTAGCGACGTCGCTATCTTCACGCAGGTCGGAAAAATGTTGCACCTATCGCCGCACGACATGGTTGTGTTTACACACTGAATTATTCCGAATTGATTCATAAATCCATGTTATCGATTAGCCTTCGATAACATAGAAATCATCATTAATTTGTAAACTATACAgccaaatttattattaattaaaacttattttCATAAAAGATGCAACGCGTTAAACCAGTTGCCTCCAAGACCGGCGAACTCATCGCTTATAGTGAAACAGCAATTCGCCACAATATATCAGCCGTGGAATATTGTCGAACATCGATGGCTGCTATCACCGGTTGTGctgctggtattttaggcttgaATGGTCTACTTGGTTTCCTCTTCTACTTTATTTCTGTGTTTGTTCTGTGGGTTTTGGTTTTAATGAAGTCGGGAACACATTGGCGAAAATTCTTCATAAACAGACAAAGCTTACTAACCAATAGTTTCATGGGAGCCCTATGCACCTATGTACTGTTCTGGACTTTCTTGTATGGCATGGTTCACGTCTACTGAAAATTAATTTGACCTTTGTATTTCTTTTAGACtaattcaaataaatataaaataactgaTTGTCTTTCATATTTACTTCGTTCTATATATATTAAAACTgccaaacaattttattttaagagagGGTAACGATTTGAAATAGCGGAAGCGACACTATTATGATTTAATAAAAAGGTAATGGATTAAGACAAACACTTCTTTTCTGATGGGGAACATGTGTATACCTATTTTTTCGATTCCGTTCTATGATTTTATCATAACGAAACAAGAATAATTGCACTCTGGGACATGTGAGACCATCTCGTGCTCTGAAGAGGAATCGACTTTTTGCAGAATTAAAAATGTACCTTGAGTTTTATTACATCAACCCGAACTCCACTTTTTTGACCATCTGCATTGAAGGCGAAATGAATTCAATATGAACTTGGGGATTATCACATCAGCTTCTTCAAGGAAGTACTCCAACACAAACTCGGGGGTTGGTATTTATTAACTTCTCCACTTGTTCCAATATATGAGGAAACATATACAAAGCTTAGTAAatgtatgaataaataaatataaaaaataacatgaAAGTGAAAAGAAATACGCGAACAGATAGGGCTCAgacgttgttgttgtaacagtttattgtgatttcatccatatttatgttatacgctttggtacttcatcttgtggccagatcgaggaactctgcgactaaggtggggtgcgtccagagtgacctggcggtaagtcgggttggtttagctgggcgagagaaaagatgacgcgtgtcgtgtggcccttggtttgaatgttattccactgcgtatcactagtctggtttaccactgaccggccaattgccttataggtagttaacaaggtttctttatccgcaccccaagtactgctgGCAAGTgaattgaggaccttgtttctaccacggagcttattacaaattgcagtagcatgggcagacgacctgaaaaaggctgtcgaatgtgaccccaagaatcttggggtaatttgtggtcggaattatttcgccatcgacactaatattcaactgcctggccacttctgccgtccatatagtgaatagtgtggctgaggatttggtgggggatatccttaAGTTTCTCGcaatgaaataactggtaagattagctaagtAGACATTTAAACTATCGCTCAGACGATGATCGATTGCACTGAAGCCGAAGTGGAAAAGCACTTGTCAGGTTAGCTTTTTAACTGGAATTCACACCTCTCTCTGCAGACGATCCTACATACTGTACCAGaacatctaaaaaaatttatgatgcGTTTAATTCCAAAGGGTtgcagaaaaaataaataaatccctCAATACTGTCAAACGTTAACAAAAAATAACCTCTCATATCAATCAGTACAGCACGATTTTATTTTCAGCTCAATGGTATCACTGGATATACATTATATGTATGTACTACATGTAGCCCAACTctgaattaagaattttctgACTT contains these protein-coding regions:
- the EMC6 gene encoding ER membrane protein complex subunit 6, which translates into the protein MQRVKPVASKTGELIAYSETAIRHNISAVEYCRTSMAAITGCAAGILGLNGLLGFLFYFISVFVLWVLVLMKSGTHWRKFFINRQSLLTNSFMGALCTYVLFWTFLYGMVHVY